A genomic window from Tolypothrix sp. PCC 7910 includes:
- a CDS encoding IS1 family transposase, whose protein sequence is MQQALKKWQPQPKTYGIGCPRCNSTQLVKIGRVDGLQKYACSDCDRTFKERPKFVCECLIPGTQVKCQSCPQFKEFLGIVKQQTDELRSLSFQELENLKSSYTVAETLD, encoded by the coding sequence ATGCAACAAGCTCTAAAGAAATGGCAACCACAGCCTAAAACTTATGGGATTGGATGTCCTAGGTGCAATTCCACTCAGCTTGTGAAAATTGGTAGAGTGGATGGCCTACAAAAATATGCATGTAGTGACTGCGATCGCACTTTTAAAGAAAGACCAAAGTTTGTGTGTGAATGTTTAATCCCAGGAACTCAGGTAAAGTGCCAATCATGTCCTCAGTTTAAGGAATTTTTAGGTATAGTCAAGCAGCAAACAGATGAATTGCGTTCTTTGAGCTTTCAGGAGTTAGAAAACCTCAAGTCTTCTTATACTGTGGCTGAAACGCTTGATTAA
- a CDS encoding Uma2 family endonuclease, translating to MTPATIATPIKESPLLFEGLTWREFKAVEQLLDRPGYRLSFLDGVLEIRRMPGEPHETVKKRIAALVELYLLMAGFDFTPTGSMTLESEAGAVKREADESYKLAPGRVRPDLVIEVVFTSGGIDKLEAYKRLKIPEVWLWEDGVLEVYHLRDEGNALHYERVTTSEELQGIDLDLLLRCINMVNHVDAIKTFQQALVK from the coding sequence ATGACCCCAGCAACGATCGCAACACCTATAAAAGAATCACCCTTGTTGTTTGAGGGATTGACTTGGAGAGAGTTTAAAGCCGTTGAGCAGTTGTTAGATCGTCCAGGATATCGACTGTCTTTCCTAGATGGTGTTTTGGAGATACGCAGAATGCCTGGAGAACCTCACGAAACTGTTAAAAAAAGAATTGCGGCATTAGTGGAACTGTATTTGCTGATGGCGGGATTTGATTTTACCCCAACTGGCTCAATGACTTTGGAAAGTGAAGCCGGTGCTGTCAAGCGAGAGGCAGATGAATCTTATAAACTGGCTCCAGGTCGAGTGCGTCCAGATTTGGTGATTGAGGTGGTGTTTACCAGTGGTGGAATCGACAAGCTAGAAGCATATAAGCGGTTAAAGATTCCAGAAGTATGGTTGTGGGAAGATGGTGTGTTAGAAGTCTATCACCTGCGCGATGAGGGCAATGCGCTTCACTATGAAAGAGTTACCACTAGTGAGGAATTGCAAGGGATTGATCTAGATTTGTTATTACGCTGCATTAATATGGTGAATCATGTGGATGCGATTAAGACTTTTCAACAGGCATTAGTGAAATAG
- a CDS encoding DUF362 domain-containing protein, which produces MAYKITGQCISCDLCLSVCPTGAIKIVDGNRWIDPELCTNCVDSIHTVPQCKAGCPTCDGCVKQPTDYWEGWFANYNRVLAKLTNKEDYWERWFNCYSQKFTLSN; this is translated from the coding sequence ATGGCTTACAAAATTACTGGCCAATGCATTTCCTGTGATTTGTGTCTATCTGTATGCCCTACTGGTGCAATCAAAATAGTTGATGGTAATCGCTGGATAGACCCCGAACTTTGCACAAACTGCGTCGATAGTATTCATACAGTACCTCAATGTAAAGCCGGTTGCCCCACTTGTGATGGTTGCGTTAAACAACCCACAGATTATTGGGAAGGGTGGTTTGCCAATTACAACCGCGTTTTAGCGAAGTTAACTAATAAAGAAGATTATTGGGAACGTTGGTTTAACTGTTATTCTCAGAAGTTTACACTATCAAACTAA
- a CDS encoding ArsR family transcriptional regulator: protein MSAIVSSNKTSVLVILRREYLEITGNFCAAKLIEYFRHWTKWKLKNHRTPWVYQPLKKIYADLMGEHSLHVIRSAIALLEEMGILSKQKNPGNRQDKTWQYKLHLDVLNQLLVPGKCKTEPSEFNEEQHLRSDPETSKPQQNTAVGEVKDEGVKESEYEPVHQARKPAQPQITHFAEEQEQDDLAEKIDPDEEIFYEPEVEVDSSMNKPSKSEIAEICTELRRLRINPEPCLGVVKKYWANVQGAIARVKEAIHEEWCDNPTGLFINGCKSGAKAKNTVTSDVSAWFEWARKQRIVLAMSGEVVYMSDGNAVEVGEMMQRFPIEE, encoded by the coding sequence ATGAGTGCTATTGTCTCATCGAACAAAACATCTGTGCTTGTCATATTGCGCCGAGAGTATCTGGAAATTACTGGTAACTTCTGTGCTGCTAAGTTGATTGAGTATTTCAGGCATTGGACAAAGTGGAAGCTGAAAAATCATCGCACTCCTTGGGTTTATCAACCACTCAAGAAAATATATGCTGACCTCATGGGTGAACATAGCTTACACGTGATTAGGAGTGCGATCGCTCTTTTGGAGGAAATGGGTATTCTCTCAAAGCAGAAAAATCCAGGTAATAGACAGGATAAAACTTGGCAGTATAAATTGCATCTTGATGTACTTAATCAGCTATTAGTACCTGGCAAGTGCAAAACTGAACCTTCAGAATTCAATGAAGAACAACACCTTAGATCAGATCCTGAAACTTCTAAACCACAACAAAACACTGCTGTTGGGGAAGTAAAGGATGAAGGAGTAAAAGAAAGCGAATATGAGCCAGTTCACCAAGCCAGAAAACCAGCGCAACCCCAGATTACTCACTTTGCTGAAGAACAAGAACAAGATGACTTGGCTGAAAAGATAGATCCTGATGAAGAGATATTTTACGAGCCAGAAGTTGAAGTCGATTCAAGTATGAATAAGCCTAGCAAGAGCGAGATTGCAGAGATATGTACTGAGTTGCGGAGACTGCGGATTAACCCTGAACCTTGTTTGGGGGTGGTGAAGAAATATTGGGCGAATGTGCAAGGTGCGATCGCTCGTGTGAAAGAAGCAATTCATGAGGAATGGTGCGATAATCCCACTGGGTTGTTTATCAATGGCTGCAAGAGTGGGGCTAAGGCGAAAAATACGGTGACATCGGATGTGAGTGCTTGGTTTGAGTGGGCGAGGAAGCAGAGAATTGTGCTAGCGATGTCGGGTGAGGTGGTTTATATGTCGGATGGCAATGCGGTGGAAGTTGGGGAGATGATGCAACGGTTTCCAATTGAGGAGTAA
- a CDS encoding Uma2 family endonuclease, with amino-acid sequence MVQQVTPETTIAVIYPESDGQPMADNTEQFTWIVKIKENLEILFASQADVFIAGDLFWYPVQGNPNIKQAPDTMVVFGRPKDKRSSYLQWEEDNIPPQVVFEILSPGNTLKEMTKKLQFYQRYGVEEYYIYDPQKNDLNGLLRSEDSFEVIEEINGWVSPRLGIQFQLIADTLKIVSPPEPQRLTLVELEQLREQERLAKEAALQELQQERDRYQELLAKLQAEGIDTENL; translated from the coding sequence GTGGTACAACAAGTCACACCAGAAACCACCATCGCAGTCATCTACCCAGAAAGCGACGGACAACCAATGGCAGATAATACAGAACAATTTACCTGGATTGTCAAAATTAAAGAAAATTTAGAAATCTTATTTGCATCGCAAGCTGATGTATTTATCGCCGGAGATTTATTTTGGTATCCAGTTCAAGGAAACCCAAATATTAAACAAGCTCCAGATACGATGGTAGTCTTTGGTAGACCTAAAGACAAACGGAGTTCCTATTTACAGTGGGAAGAAGATAATATTCCGCCACAGGTAGTATTTGAGATTCTCTCGCCTGGTAACACCCTCAAAGAAATGACTAAAAAATTGCAGTTTTACCAGCGTTACGGCGTAGAAGAATATTACATTTACGATCCACAGAAGAATGATTTAAATGGCTTGTTGCGTTCTGAAGATAGTTTTGAAGTCATTGAAGAAATCAATGGCTGGGTAAGTCCGCGTTTAGGAATCCAGTTTCAACTGATAGCAGACACCCTAAAAATTGTTTCGCCTCCCGAACCACAGCGTTTAACGCTTGTAGAACTTGAGCAGCTACGGGAACAGGAACGTCTAGCCAAGGAAGCAGCTTTACAAGAATTACAACAAGAGCGCGATCGCTATCAAGAGTTGTTAGCTAAACTCCAAGCCGAGGGAATTGATACAGAAAATTTATAA
- a CDS encoding NAD(P)-dependent alcohol dehydrogenase, with translation MKAVVIRRYGSAEVLQYEDVAQPTIKPDQLLVKIHASSVNPVDWKIRQGMLRSLIWKKFPLILGFDLAGEVVEVGSAVKDFQPGDAIYGSTALPGGAYAEFAAVSANLVAPKPTNLSYEQAAVVPLAALTALQALRDQGNIHSGQSVLINGAAGGVGIFAVQIAKAFGTEVTGVCSTKNLDVVKSVGADKVIDYTQQDFIKDTSSYDIIFDVVGKRSPADCKRVLKPNGIHITTLPNAESFVQSILTTFLPGQKVKFILEKPNTKDLLYLKDLIEAGKIRVVIHRTYPLPELAAAHTESETERAVGKIAIAVTNI, from the coding sequence ATGAAAGCTGTTGTTATCCGCCGATATGGGTCTGCTGAGGTATTGCAGTATGAGGATGTGGCGCAACCGACGATTAAGCCTGACCAATTACTCGTGAAGATTCACGCTAGTAGTGTTAATCCTGTTGATTGGAAAATTCGCCAGGGAATGTTGCGATCACTCATCTGGAAAAAATTCCCGCTGATTTTGGGATTTGATCTGGCTGGGGAAGTTGTAGAGGTTGGTTCTGCAGTTAAAGATTTTCAGCCTGGAGATGCGATTTACGGAAGTACGGCTTTACCTGGAGGCGCTTATGCAGAGTTTGCGGCTGTCTCTGCAAATTTAGTAGCTCCCAAACCGACGAATTTGAGCTATGAACAAGCAGCCGTTGTCCCATTAGCTGCGCTCACAGCTTTGCAAGCACTGCGAGACCAGGGTAATATTCACTCAGGACAAAGTGTTTTGATTAATGGCGCTGCTGGTGGTGTGGGGATTTTTGCAGTGCAAATCGCCAAGGCTTTTGGTACTGAGGTAACGGGAGTTTGCAGTACAAAAAATTTGGATGTGGTGAAATCTGTGGGAGCTGATAAAGTTATTGACTATACACAACAGGACTTTATCAAAGACACAAGCTCCTATGACATTATTTTCGATGTCGTGGGTAAGCGATCGCCTGCTGATTGCAAACGAGTCCTCAAACCCAATGGCATACATATCACAACCCTACCCAACGCTGAAAGTTTTGTGCAGAGTATATTAACAACCTTCCTACCCGGACAAAAAGTCAAATTTATTTTAGAAAAACCCAATACTAAAGACTTGCTGTATTTAAAAGACTTGATAGAAGCAGGTAAAATTCGTGTTGTGATTCACCGCACATATCCCTTACCAGAATTAGCAGCGGCGCATACAGAAAGTGAAACAGAACGTGCGGTTGGCAAAATTGCAATCGCTGTTACTAATATTTGA
- the xisF gene encoding fdxN element excision recombinase XisF, with amino-acid sequence MLSKLDKIKIIVGYARVSSREQAVDSHALEQQIARLKAAGATEIFQDIQSGSKDNRPALKELMKSIGEAKIDEVVITRIDRIARSLPKLRECVGNFVNASINLRVLDQEIDLTTSQGKLMLNLLGSLAEWETDLLSERVRHGKKYRRDQKAASESYPWGYKTVKERYQLNEAPFLCLISNRPSNFRELYHETDITKLNVLTVKEIARDCIDIFLDAKGATRALKVIFQKYGLAKINHKRNGSDGKFHWTVTGFIWWLSNPVLCGHTAYMQRINLGKGKRKKNQRENWEFIYNTHPEHRLITDEEYLEIQRILKFNNKKGPIANPEIDGTNSYREYAYQSGLVFCAECGSKCITKSAKRREGGMYYYFACRYAGMGCKNLISTRKQNIEDALIQTLVQRSQTLANELEQSPIPQGKSEKLKELESRLDALNSIPGFDPDLENLKTKVRQQIEEEINPFISDSILNKSTEEIIRAGNNLAIWHTLSPDDKVKIFQQIVQRITVQNKEVNEVILKI; translated from the coding sequence ATGCTCAGCAAATTAGACAAAATCAAAATAATAGTTGGTTATGCTAGAGTTTCTTCTCGTGAACAAGCTGTTGATTCTCATGCATTGGAACAACAGATAGCAAGACTCAAAGCGGCCGGAGCGACAGAAATTTTTCAAGATATTCAATCTGGTAGTAAGGATAACAGACCTGCTTTGAAAGAATTGATGAAATCAATCGGCGAAGCGAAGATAGATGAAGTCGTCATCACTAGGATCGACAGAATTGCACGTTCTTTACCGAAGCTGCGAGAGTGTGTAGGAAATTTTGTCAATGCTTCCATAAATCTCCGAGTTTTAGACCAAGAAATTGATTTGACGACATCCCAAGGTAAATTAATGCTTAATTTATTAGGCTCTCTTGCTGAATGGGAAACTGACCTTTTATCAGAGCGAGTACGTCATGGTAAAAAATACCGTCGCGATCAAAAAGCAGCTAGTGAATCTTACCCTTGGGGTTATAAAACTGTTAAAGAGCGCTATCAACTGAATGAGGCTCCATTTCTCTGCCTCATATCCAACAGACCATCTAATTTTCGAGAACTTTATCATGAAACAGACATAACAAAACTAAATGTTTTAACAGTTAAGGAAATTGCCAGAGATTGCATTGATATTTTTTTGGATGCTAAAGGAGCTACTAGGGCTTTAAAAGTCATATTTCAAAAATATGGCTTGGCTAAAATTAACCACAAGAGAAATGGTAGCGATGGTAAATTTCATTGGACAGTTACAGGGTTTATTTGGTGGTTAAGTAATCCTGTGTTATGTGGACATACTGCCTATATGCAACGAATCAATCTAGGAAAAGGTAAAAGAAAGAAGAATCAACGCGAAAACTGGGAATTTATCTATAATACGCATCCCGAACACAGACTCATTACTGATGAAGAATACTTAGAAATTCAGCGCATACTCAAGTTTAATAACAAGAAAGGGCCAATCGCAAATCCAGAAATTGATGGCACTAACTCATATAGAGAATATGCGTATCAAAGTGGGCTTGTTTTTTGTGCTGAATGTGGTTCTAAATGCATTACTAAAAGTGCTAAACGTAGAGAGGGAGGAATGTATTATTACTTTGCCTGTAGATACGCAGGTATGGGATGTAAAAATCTCATATCTACTCGGAAACAAAATATTGAGGATGCTCTGATTCAGACTTTAGTGCAACGTTCTCAGACTCTCGCAAATGAGTTAGAGCAATCTCCCATACCACAGGGAAAGTCAGAGAAGTTAAAGGAATTGGAGTCTAGGCTAGATGCTCTCAACAGCATTCCGGGTTTTGATCCAGATTTGGAAAACCTGAAGACTAAGGTTCGTCAGCAAATTGAGGAGGAAATTAATCCTTTTATATCTGACTCTATTTTGAATAAAAGTACAGAGGAAATTATTCGTGCAGGGAATAATTTGGCAATCTGGCACACACTTTCTCCTGATGATAAGGTCAAAATTTTTCAGCAGATTGTCCAGAGGATCACTGTCCAGAATAAAGAAGTTAATGAAGTTATTCTCAAAATTTGA
- the nifB gene encoding nitrogenase cofactor biosynthesis protein NifB, with amino-acid sequence MTPPSTGLLTSSNQEPTTTQAKSGGCGCDSKSNSTVEMDEKLKERIAKHPCYSEDAHHHYARMHVAVAPACNIQCNYCNRKYDCANESRPGVVSELLTPEEAAHKVLVIAGKIPQMTVLGIAGPGDPLANPEKTFRTFELIADKAPDIKLCLSTNGLMLTEYVDRIKQLNIDHVTITLNTIDPEIGAQIYSWVHYKRKRYKGVEGARILLEKQMEGLQALKEADILCKVNSVMIPGINDQHLVEVNKFIRENGAFLHNIMPLISAPEHGTHFGLTGQRGPTTKELKEVQDNCAGNMKMMRHCRQCRADAVGLLGEDRSQEFTKDKFLEMAPEYNLEQRQEVHEGIEKFKQEIKAAKEKALAGKNFANKPKILVAVATKGSGLVNQHFGHAKEFQVYEVDGSEVRFISHRKIDHYCQGGFGEEATLDYIIKAIADCKAVLVSKIGNCPKEELHKAGIQTVEAYDVIEKVALEYYEQYVEGLGT; translated from the coding sequence ATGACACCACCGTCTACAGGACTCCTCACCTCCTCCAATCAGGAACCTACCACTACCCAAGCCAAATCAGGTGGTTGCGGATGCGACAGCAAAAGCAACTCTACCGTAGAGATGGACGAAAAGCTCAAGGAACGCATTGCCAAGCATCCCTGCTATAGCGAAGACGCACACCACCATTACGCAAGAATGCACGTTGCAGTTGCACCCGCCTGTAACATTCAATGCAACTATTGCAACCGAAAATATGACTGTGCTAACGAAAGCCGTCCTGGTGTAGTTAGCGAGTTACTTACCCCAGAAGAAGCAGCACATAAAGTATTGGTGATTGCAGGTAAGATTCCCCAAATGACAGTCTTGGGAATTGCTGGACCTGGTGATCCATTGGCGAATCCCGAAAAAACTTTCCGTACCTTTGAGTTGATTGCAGATAAAGCACCAGATATTAAGTTGTGCTTATCAACTAATGGTTTGATGCTGACTGAATATGTCGATCGCATTAAACAACTCAATATAGATCACGTTACTATTACCCTTAACACTATTGACCCAGAAATAGGCGCACAGATTTATTCTTGGGTTCACTACAAACGTAAGCGTTATAAAGGTGTTGAGGGAGCTAGAATTCTGCTAGAAAAGCAGATGGAAGGATTGCAAGCCCTCAAAGAAGCCGATATCTTGTGCAAAGTCAACTCGGTAATGATTCCGGGAATCAATGACCAGCACTTGGTAGAAGTAAATAAATTCATTCGTGAAAACGGCGCATTCCTCCACAACATCATGCCGTTGATTTCTGCGCCAGAACACGGCACACACTTCGGTTTAACCGGTCAGCGTGGCCCTACCACCAAAGAACTTAAAGAAGTTCAAGACAACTGTGCCGGTAACATGAAAATGATGCGTCACTGTCGTCAATGCCGAGCCGATGCTGTAGGATTATTAGGAGAAGACCGCAGCCAAGAATTTACCAAAGATAAATTCCTAGAAATGGCTCCGGAATATAACCTAGAACAACGCCAAGAAGTTCACGAGGGTATTGAGAAATTTAAACAAGAAATTAAAGCAGCTAAAGAAAAGGCGCTAGCTGGCAAGAATTTTGCTAACAAACCGAAAATCTTAGTTGCAGTTGCAACCAAAGGTAGTGGATTAGTTAACCAACACTTCGGTCATGCGAAAGAATTCCAGGTTTACGAAGTGGATGGTAGTGAAGTACGCTTTATCAGTCACCGCAAAATAGACCACTATTGCCAAGGTGGATTTGGAGAAGAAGCCACTCTAGACTACATTATTAAAGCGATCGCAGATTGCAAAGCGGTTTTGGTCTCCAAGATTGGGAACTGTCCCAAAGAAGAATTGCACAAAGCTGGCATACAGACTGTTGAAGCTTACGACGTAATCGAGAAAGTTGCTTTGGAATATTACGAGCAATATGTCGAGGGTTTAGGGACATAG
- a CDS encoding helix-turn-helix transcriptional regulator, whose protein sequence is MTVEVRLKEIRKERGISQNELARRLEMSLANIQKIEYGKAKSIPLDTLDKLCQILECEVGELLVRVPDSDDGSSKKEQKTFEVINPANKSKSNEFDSKDILTISRVIAA, encoded by the coding sequence ATGACTGTGGAAGTAAGACTTAAAGAAATTAGAAAAGAAAGAGGAATTTCGCAGAATGAGCTAGCAAGACGACTTGAGATGTCTCTGGCTAACATTCAGAAAATTGAGTATGGCAAAGCAAAATCCATACCTTTAGATACATTGGACAAGTTGTGCCAAATTTTAGAATGTGAAGTTGGTGAGCTACTAGTTCGTGTACCTGATAGCGATGATGGAAGCTCAAAAAAAGAACAAAAAACGTTTGAAGTGATTAATCCAGCTAACAAAAGCAAAAGCAATGAATTTGACTCAAAAGACATACTTACAATAAGTCGGGTGATAGCAGCTTAA